From the genome of Nicotiana sylvestris chromosome 2, ASM39365v2, whole genome shotgun sequence, one region includes:
- the LOC138886210 gene encoding uncharacterized protein, with the protein MPTGKLAKWQILLSEFDIIYVTQKVVKGQVLADHLVENHVGREYEPLKTYFPDEEVSFVGEDITETYDGWRMFFDGATNFKGVGIGAVFVSETGQHYPVSIKLKFSCTNNMVLGEWATKNTKIFLYLYYVQELMKGFTKIELKYVPRIQNVFADALDTLYSMIQHPEKNFIDPIPVGIQNQPAYCAHVEEETDGNTWFHDIKEYLAK; encoded by the exons ATGCCTACGGGGaagttagcaaaatggcagatactactgagtgagttcgacatcatctatgtaactcagaaggtggTCAAAGGACAAGTGTTGGCAGATCATCTTGTAGAAAATCATGTAGGTAGAGAATACGAAccactaaaaacgtattttcccgatgaagaggtatcattcgtaggagaagatatcactgaaacatatgatggttggagaatgttcttcgatggagctacaaacttcaaaggagtgggtattggagcaGTCTTCGTGTCAGAAACAGGTCAACACTATCCAGTATCTATAAAGCTCAAGTTCTCGtgtaccaacaatatg GTTCTAGGAGAATGGGCTACAAAGAATACCAAGATATTTCTATATCTATATTATGTGCAAGAATTGATGAAGGGATTCACAAAAATAGAATTAAAATATGTTCCGAGAATCCAGAACGTGTTCGCAGATGCATTGGACACTCTATATTCCATGATACAGCACCCAGAAAAGAATTTCATCGACCCTATCCCAGTAGGGATTCAaaatcagccagcttattgtgctcatgttgaagaagagacTGATGGAAAtacatggttccacgacatcaaagaatatttggcaaaataA